One window of the Hippocampus zosterae strain Florida chromosome 8, ASM2543408v3, whole genome shotgun sequence genome contains the following:
- the med8 gene encoding mediator of RNA polymerase II transcription subunit 8 isoform X1: MQQREEKHLEASLESLITQVAHVKNALHSFIFKLENEYERLTWPSVLDNFALLSGQLNTINKLLKNEKTPSFRNQLIIPLLLSQDRDDDLAKVTEQRVPVFSHEIVPDYLRTKPDPEVEEQEKLLSIEAARVGPEVAQKQIQTLNKLCSNLLEKLSNPRDERDAESAALRQNKCWFNPADTSALVGAVAFGKGLSKCRPPGGSAAAGHAGPPGALMPGGPPTLQQVTMGAAGQQGALGGPPQQQGQPGKMPGIKTNIKSASASMHPYR; the protein is encoded by the exons ATGCAG CAGCGCGAAGAGAAGCACCTGGAGGCCTCGCTGGAGTCGCTCATCACGCAAGTGGCGCACGTGAAGAACGCCCTGCACTCCTTCATCTTCAAGCTGGAGAACGAGTACGAGCGACTCACGTG GCCGTCGGTGCTGGACAACTTTGCGCTGCTGTCGGGTCAGCTGAACACCATCAACAAGCTGCTGAAGAACGAGAAGACGCCGTCGTTCCGGAACCAGCTCATCATCCCGCTGCTGCTCTCTCAAGACCGCGACGACGACTTGGCG AAAGTGACGGAGCAGCGCGTGCCGGTCTTCAGCCACGAGATCGTCCCCGATTACCTGCGCACCAAACCCGACCCCGAAGTGGAGGAGCAGGAGAAGCTGCTCAGCATCGAGGCCGCGCGCGTGGGGCCCGAAGTGGCGCAG AAACAAATCCAGACTCTGAACAAGTTGTGTTCCAACCTGCTGGAGAAACTCAGCAACCCGAGAGACGAGCGAGACGCTGAAAGCGCGG CCCTGCGCCAGAACAAATGTTGGTTCAACCCAGCCGACACCAGCGCGCTGGTGGGGGCGGTGGCCTTCGGCAAGGGCCTTTCCAAGTGCCGCCCCCCCGGCGGCTCTGCGGCGGCGGGGCACGCGGGCCCGCCGGGAGCCCTGATGCCCGGCGGGCCCCCCACCTTGCAGCAGGTCACCATGGGGGCCGCCGGCCAGCAGGGGGCCCTGGGAGGACCCCCCCAGCAGCAAGGACAGCCAG GCAAGATGCCAGGCATCAAAACCAACATCAAGTCGGCGTCGGCCTCCATGCATCCTTACAGATGA
- the med8 gene encoding mediator of RNA polymerase II transcription subunit 8 isoform X2, with protein MQREEKHLEASLESLITQVAHVKNALHSFIFKLENEYERLTWPSVLDNFALLSGQLNTINKLLKNEKTPSFRNQLIIPLLLSQDRDDDLAKVTEQRVPVFSHEIVPDYLRTKPDPEVEEQEKLLSIEAARVGPEVAQKQIQTLNKLCSNLLEKLSNPRDERDAESAALRQNKCWFNPADTSALVGAVAFGKGLSKCRPPGGSAAAGHAGPPGALMPGGPPTLQQVTMGAAGQQGALGGPPQQQGQPGKMPGIKTNIKSASASMHPYR; from the exons ATGCAG CGCGAAGAGAAGCACCTGGAGGCCTCGCTGGAGTCGCTCATCACGCAAGTGGCGCACGTGAAGAACGCCCTGCACTCCTTCATCTTCAAGCTGGAGAACGAGTACGAGCGACTCACGTG GCCGTCGGTGCTGGACAACTTTGCGCTGCTGTCGGGTCAGCTGAACACCATCAACAAGCTGCTGAAGAACGAGAAGACGCCGTCGTTCCGGAACCAGCTCATCATCCCGCTGCTGCTCTCTCAAGACCGCGACGACGACTTGGCG AAAGTGACGGAGCAGCGCGTGCCGGTCTTCAGCCACGAGATCGTCCCCGATTACCTGCGCACCAAACCCGACCCCGAAGTGGAGGAGCAGGAGAAGCTGCTCAGCATCGAGGCCGCGCGCGTGGGGCCCGAAGTGGCGCAG AAACAAATCCAGACTCTGAACAAGTTGTGTTCCAACCTGCTGGAGAAACTCAGCAACCCGAGAGACGAGCGAGACGCTGAAAGCGCGG CCCTGCGCCAGAACAAATGTTGGTTCAACCCAGCCGACACCAGCGCGCTGGTGGGGGCGGTGGCCTTCGGCAAGGGCCTTTCCAAGTGCCGCCCCCCCGGCGGCTCTGCGGCGGCGGGGCACGCGGGCCCGCCGGGAGCCCTGATGCCCGGCGGGCCCCCCACCTTGCAGCAGGTCACCATGGGGGCCGCCGGCCAGCAGGGGGCCCTGGGAGGACCCCCCCAGCAGCAAGGACAGCCAG GCAAGATGCCAGGCATCAAAACCAACATCAAGTCGGCGTCGGCCTCCATGCATCCTTACAGATGA
- the LOC127606125 gene encoding glutamine synthetase-like isoform X2: MSVAASAKLNKMVKQQYLDLPQGDEVQATYVWIDGSGEGLRSKTRTLDRELKSLGETNLRDGCRRIMSLVEKEQPWFGMEQEYTLLDSDGHPFGWPRNGFPGPQGPYYCGVGADKAYGRDAVEAHYRACLYAGVKICGTNAEVMPSQWEFQVGPCEGVAMGDHLWMARYILHRVCEDFGLIASLDPKPIPGNWNGAGCHTNFSSHDMRQEGGLKAIEAAIERLAKRHHYHIRAYDPKGGRDNARRLTGHHETSKIDRFSAGRADRGCSVRIPQAVGEEQRGYFEDRRPSANCDPYVVTEALVRTCLLKEEGEEPAHYSQ; this comes from the exons ATGTCGGTCGCCGCGAGCGCCAAGCTTAACAAGATGGTCAAGCAGCAGTACCTGGACCTCCCCCAGGGAGACGAGGTCCAGGCCACGTACGTGTGGATCGACGGCTCCGGAGAAGGACTCCGCTCTAAGACGCGCACCCTGGACCGGGAACTCAAAAGCCTCGGAG AGACCAATCTTCGGGACGGGTGTCGTCGCATCATGAGCTTGGTGGAGAAGGAGCAGCCCTGGTTCGGGATGGAGCAGGAGTACACGCTGCTGGACAGCGACGGACACCCGTTCGGATGGCCTCGCAACGGCTTCCCGGGACCCCAAG gtcCCTACTACTGCGGCGTGGGCGCCGACAAAGCGTACGGACGCGACGCGGTGGAAGCTCACTACCGAGCCTGCTTGTACGCCGGCGTGAAAATCTGCGGCACCAATGCGGAGGTCATGCCGTCGCAG TGGGAGTTCCAGGTGGGGCCGTGCGAGGGCGTGGCCATGGGGGACCACCTGTGGATGGCTCGCTACATCCTACATCGAGTGTGTGAAGACTTTGGCCTGATCGCGTCCTTGGACCCCAAGCCCATCCCGGGAAACTGGAACGGAGCCGGCTGCCACaccaacttcagcagccacGACATGAGGCAGGAAGGAGGACTCAA GGCGATCGAGGCGGCCATCGAGCGTCTGGCCAAGCGTCACCACTACCACATCCGCGCCTACGATCCCAAGGGCGGTCGAGACAACGCTCGGCGCCTGACCGGCCACCACGAGACCTCCAAAATCGACCGCTTCTCCGCCGGCCGGGCCGATCGCGGCTGCAGCGTCCGCATCCCGCAAGCCGTGGGCGAGGAACAGAGGGGCTACTTTGAGGACCGCCGCCCTTCGGCCAACTGCGACCCGTACGTCGTCACCGAGGCCCTGGTACGAACCTGCCTCttgaaggaggagggggaggagcccGCCCATTACAGCCAATGA
- the LOC127606125 gene encoding glutamine synthetase-like isoform X1: protein MSVAASAKLNKMVKQQYLDLPQGDEVQATYVWIDGSGEGLRSKTRTLDRELKSLGDAPEWNFDGSSTYQSEGSNSDMFLIPVAMFRDPFRKDPNKLVLCEVLKHDRQPAETNLRDGCRRIMSLVEKEQPWFGMEQEYTLLDSDGHPFGWPRNGFPGPQGPYYCGVGADKAYGRDAVEAHYRACLYAGVKICGTNAEVMPSQWEFQVGPCEGVAMGDHLWMARYILHRVCEDFGLIASLDPKPIPGNWNGAGCHTNFSSHDMRQEGGLKAIEAAIERLAKRHHYHIRAYDPKGGRDNARRLTGHHETSKIDRFSAGRADRGCSVRIPQAVGEEQRGYFEDRRPSANCDPYVVTEALVRTCLLKEEGEEPAHYSQ, encoded by the exons ATGTCGGTCGCCGCGAGCGCCAAGCTTAACAAGATGGTCAAGCAGCAGTACCTGGACCTCCCCCAGGGAGACGAGGTCCAGGCCACGTACGTGTGGATCGACGGCTCCGGAGAAGGACTCCGCTCTAAGACGCGCACCCTGGACCGGGAACTCAAAAGCCTCGGAG ATGCCCCCGAGTGGAACTTTGACGGTTCGAGCACGTACCAGTCGGAAGGCTCCAACAGCGACATGTTCCTGATCCCGGTGGCCATGTTCCGAGATCCCTTCAGGAAAGACCCCAACAAGCTGGTCCTGTGCGAGGTGCTCAAGCACGACAGGCAACCCGCAG AGACCAATCTTCGGGACGGGTGTCGTCGCATCATGAGCTTGGTGGAGAAGGAGCAGCCCTGGTTCGGGATGGAGCAGGAGTACACGCTGCTGGACAGCGACGGACACCCGTTCGGATGGCCTCGCAACGGCTTCCCGGGACCCCAAG gtcCCTACTACTGCGGCGTGGGCGCCGACAAAGCGTACGGACGCGACGCGGTGGAAGCTCACTACCGAGCCTGCTTGTACGCCGGCGTGAAAATCTGCGGCACCAATGCGGAGGTCATGCCGTCGCAG TGGGAGTTCCAGGTGGGGCCGTGCGAGGGCGTGGCCATGGGGGACCACCTGTGGATGGCTCGCTACATCCTACATCGAGTGTGTGAAGACTTTGGCCTGATCGCGTCCTTGGACCCCAAGCCCATCCCGGGAAACTGGAACGGAGCCGGCTGCCACaccaacttcagcagccacGACATGAGGCAGGAAGGAGGACTCAA GGCGATCGAGGCGGCCATCGAGCGTCTGGCCAAGCGTCACCACTACCACATCCGCGCCTACGATCCCAAGGGCGGTCGAGACAACGCTCGGCGCCTGACCGGCCACCACGAGACCTCCAAAATCGACCGCTTCTCCGCCGGCCGGGCCGATCGCGGCTGCAGCGTCCGCATCCCGCAAGCCGTGGGCGAGGAACAGAGGGGCTACTTTGAGGACCGCCGCCCTTCGGCCAACTGCGACCCGTACGTCGTCACCGAGGCCCTGGTACGAACCTGCCTCttgaaggaggagggggaggagcccGCCCATTACAGCCAATGA
- the dr1 gene encoding protein Dr1, protein MASSSGNDDDLTIPRAAINKMIKETLPNVRVANDARELVVNCCTEFIHLISSEANEICNKSDKKTISPEHVINALESLGFASYITEVKDVLQECKTVALKRRKASSRLENLGIPEEELLRQQQELFAKARQQQAELAQQEWLQMQQAAQQAQMAAASAAQQAGSSQDEDEDEDM, encoded by the exons ATGGCTTCGTCCTCCGGCAACGACGACGACCTGACCATCCCGCGCGCCGCCATCAACAAGATGATCAAGGAGACTCTGCCCAACGTGCGCGTGGCCAACGACGCGCGCGAGCTGGTGGTCAACTGCTGCACCGAGTTCATCCACCTCATCTCCTCCGAGGCCAACGAGATCTGCAACAAGTCGGACAAGAAGACCATCTCGCCCGAGCACGTCATCAACG CTCTGGAGAGCCTGGGCTTCGCCTCGTACATCACCGAGGTGAAGGACGTGCTGCAGGAGTGCAAGACGGTGGCCCTGAAGAGGAGGAAGGCCAGCTCTCGCCTGGAGAACCTCGGCATCCCCgaggaggagctgctgcggcAGCAGCAGGAGCTCTTCGCCAAG gcGCGGCAGCAGCAGGCCGAGTTGGCGCAGCAGGAGTGGCTGCAGATGCAGCAGGCGGCGCAGCAGGCCCAGATGGCGGCGGCCAGCGCCGCCCAACAGGCCGGTTCGTCTCAGGACGAAGACGAAGACGAAGACATGTGA
- the zgc:109982 gene encoding retinol dehydrogenase 8 isoform X1: MTQKTVLITGCSSGIGLALATRIAKDEKKRFMVYATMRNVSKGEALVEAAGRCLGRTLEIKQLDVCDETSIRACVDSLPQRRVDVLVSNAGMGLIGPIECQSLDEMKAVMDTNFFGLVRLLKEILPDMKRRKKGHVVVISSVMGIQGILFNDVYAASKFAVEGFCESLAVQALRFNLNISLIEPGPVITDFERKVYEEGLKTDLSNADAVTADMFTNIYLKNYKQIFQTLGQTPEDVAELLVFPQHTLRIMTSDNPPFRHQTNTLYTPMTTLKYADPNGDLPIDTFYKMVFEHDKIFNASLNFLKLLRWRSRRSFTLDKSN; this comes from the exons ATGACTCAAAAGACGGTCCTGATCACGGGATGTTCCTCCGGCATCGGCCTGGCGCTCGCCACGCGCATCGCCAAGGACGAGAAGAAGAGGTTCATGG TGTACGCCACCATGAGGAACGTGAGCAAAGGCGAGGCGCTGGTGGAGGCGGCCGGCCGCTGCCTGGGCCGCACGCTGGAGATCAAGCAGCTGGACGTGTGCGACGAGACGTCCATCAGAGCTTGCGTGGACAGCCTGCCCCAACGCAGGGTGGACGTCCTCG TCAGTAACGCCGGCATGGGCCTGATCGGCCCCATCGAGTGCCAGTCGCTGGACGAGATGAAGGCGGTGATGGACACCAACTTCTTTGGCCTGGTGAGGCTGCTCAAGGAGATCCTTCCCGACATGAAGCGCCGCAAGAAAGGTCACGTGGTGGTCATCAGCAGCGTCATGGGCATCCAAG GGATCCTCTTCAACGACGTCTACGCCGCGTCCAAGTTTGCCGTGGAGGGATTCTGCGAGAGTTTGGCGGTGCAAGCGCTCAGGTTCAATCTCAA CATCAGCCTGATCGAGCCGGGCCCGGTCATCACCGACTTTGAGCGCAAGGTGTACGAGGAAGGCCTGAAAACGGACCTGAGCAACGCCGACGCCGTGACGGCCGACATGTTCACCAACATCTACCTGAAGAACTACAAGCAGATTTTCCAGACGCTGGGACAGACGCCGGAAGACGTGGCGGAG CTCTTGGTGTTTCCTCAGCACACGCTGAGGATCATGACGTCGGACAACCCCCCGTTCCGCCACCAGACCAACACGCTGTACACGCCCATGACCACGCTCAAGTACGCCGACCCCAACGGCGACCTGCCCATCGACACCTTCTACAAGATGGTCTTTGAGCACGACAAGATCTTCAACGCCAGCCTCAACTTCCTCAAGTTGCTGCGCTGGAGGAGCAGACGCAGCTTCACGCTGGACAAAAGCAACTGA
- the zgc:109982 gene encoding retinol dehydrogenase 8 isoform X3 — protein sequence MTQKTVLITGCSSGIGLALATRIAKDEKKRFMVYATMRNVSKGEALVEAAGRCLGRTLEIKQLDVCDETSIRACVDSLPQRRVDVLVSNAGMGLIGPIECQSLDEMKAVMDTNFFGLVRLLKEILPDMKRRKKGHVVVISSVMGIQGILFNDVYAASKFAVEGFCESLAVQALRFNLNISLIEPGPVITDFERKVYEEGLKTDLSNADAVTADMFTNIYLKNYKQIFQTLGQTPEDVAETNTLYTPMTTLKYADPNGDLPIDTFYKMVFEHDKIFNASLNFLKLLRWRSRRSFTLDKSN from the exons ATGACTCAAAAGACGGTCCTGATCACGGGATGTTCCTCCGGCATCGGCCTGGCGCTCGCCACGCGCATCGCCAAGGACGAGAAGAAGAGGTTCATGG TGTACGCCACCATGAGGAACGTGAGCAAAGGCGAGGCGCTGGTGGAGGCGGCCGGCCGCTGCCTGGGCCGCACGCTGGAGATCAAGCAGCTGGACGTGTGCGACGAGACGTCCATCAGAGCTTGCGTGGACAGCCTGCCCCAACGCAGGGTGGACGTCCTCG TCAGTAACGCCGGCATGGGCCTGATCGGCCCCATCGAGTGCCAGTCGCTGGACGAGATGAAGGCGGTGATGGACACCAACTTCTTTGGCCTGGTGAGGCTGCTCAAGGAGATCCTTCCCGACATGAAGCGCCGCAAGAAAGGTCACGTGGTGGTCATCAGCAGCGTCATGGGCATCCAAG GGATCCTCTTCAACGACGTCTACGCCGCGTCCAAGTTTGCCGTGGAGGGATTCTGCGAGAGTTTGGCGGTGCAAGCGCTCAGGTTCAATCTCAA CATCAGCCTGATCGAGCCGGGCCCGGTCATCACCGACTTTGAGCGCAAGGTGTACGAGGAAGGCCTGAAAACGGACCTGAGCAACGCCGACGCCGTGACGGCCGACATGTTCACCAACATCTACCTGAAGAACTACAAGCAGATTTTCCAGACGCTGGGACAGACGCCGGAAGACGTGGCGGAG ACCAACACGCTGTACACGCCCATGACCACGCTCAAGTACGCCGACCCCAACGGCGACCTGCCCATCGACACCTTCTACAAGATGGTCTTTGAGCACGACAAGATCTTCAACGCCAGCCTCAACTTCCTCAAGTTGCTGCGCTGGAGGAGCAGACGCAGCTTCACGCTGGACAAAAGCAACTGA
- the zgc:109982 gene encoding retinol dehydrogenase 8 isoform X2 produces MTQKTVLITGCSSGIGLALATRIAKDEKKRFMVYATMRNVSKGEALVEAAGRCLGRTLEIKQLDVCDETSIRACVDSLPQRRVDVLVSNAGMGLIGPIECQSLDEMKAVMDTNFFGLVRLLKEILPDMKRRKKGHVVVISSVMGIQGILFNDVYAASKFAVEGFCESLAVQALRFNLNISLIEPGPVITDFERKVYEEGLKTDLSNADAVTADMFTNIYLKNYKQIFQTLGQTPEDVAEHTLRIMTSDNPPFRHQTNTLYTPMTTLKYADPNGDLPIDTFYKMVFEHDKIFNASLNFLKLLRWRSRRSFTLDKSN; encoded by the exons ATGACTCAAAAGACGGTCCTGATCACGGGATGTTCCTCCGGCATCGGCCTGGCGCTCGCCACGCGCATCGCCAAGGACGAGAAGAAGAGGTTCATGG TGTACGCCACCATGAGGAACGTGAGCAAAGGCGAGGCGCTGGTGGAGGCGGCCGGCCGCTGCCTGGGCCGCACGCTGGAGATCAAGCAGCTGGACGTGTGCGACGAGACGTCCATCAGAGCTTGCGTGGACAGCCTGCCCCAACGCAGGGTGGACGTCCTCG TCAGTAACGCCGGCATGGGCCTGATCGGCCCCATCGAGTGCCAGTCGCTGGACGAGATGAAGGCGGTGATGGACACCAACTTCTTTGGCCTGGTGAGGCTGCTCAAGGAGATCCTTCCCGACATGAAGCGCCGCAAGAAAGGTCACGTGGTGGTCATCAGCAGCGTCATGGGCATCCAAG GGATCCTCTTCAACGACGTCTACGCCGCGTCCAAGTTTGCCGTGGAGGGATTCTGCGAGAGTTTGGCGGTGCAAGCGCTCAGGTTCAATCTCAA CATCAGCCTGATCGAGCCGGGCCCGGTCATCACCGACTTTGAGCGCAAGGTGTACGAGGAAGGCCTGAAAACGGACCTGAGCAACGCCGACGCCGTGACGGCCGACATGTTCACCAACATCTACCTGAAGAACTACAAGCAGATTTTCCAGACGCTGGGACAGACGCCGGAAGACGTGGCGGAG CACACGCTGAGGATCATGACGTCGGACAACCCCCCGTTCCGCCACCAGACCAACACGCTGTACACGCCCATGACCACGCTCAAGTACGCCGACCCCAACGGCGACCTGCCCATCGACACCTTCTACAAGATGGTCTTTGAGCACGACAAGATCTTCAACGCCAGCCTCAACTTCCTCAAGTTGCTGCGCTGGAGGAGCAGACGCAGCTTCACGCTGGACAAAAGCAACTGA
- the LOC127606122 gene encoding gelsolin-like yields MPTHEAFESAGKRPGLQIWRVEKMDLGEVPAQLHGSFFMGDSYIVLHTSPAQSYNVHAWIGEQTSLDEKIAATILMVQLDDRLKGAAVQFTEYQGEESVDFLGYFKKGLKYQKGGVASGFQNVVPNEADVKRLLHVKGRQRVRATEVDLTWASFNKGDCFIIDLGKNIYHWSGSESNRYERLKTTQLALDIRDNERRGRAQVHMIDEGDEPEEVVKVLGAKPDLPPGPSDAHAAQTDRHPASLYMVSNATGKMTVKEVAPRNPFKQATLSSSECYILDNGQDHKIFFWKGRDSNAEERKAALSTADKFIKDKNYSAKCQVQVLPQGAESTLFKDFFENWMDKDESTGVSQAHAKGRIARVQQIPFDASGLHGNKVMAAQHGMPDDGSGKVQVWRVEGGDKVPVDAAALGQFFGGDCYLLLYSYKLDGREKHIIYIWQGIKSSKDELGASAILAVALDNSMGGVATQVRVTQGQEPPHLLSLFGGKPLVVHLGGTSRKGGNSDPSTTRLFHIRQSSTKAVRAVEVAADASSLNSNDAFVLKWPKGTFVWKGRGATPEELAAAKHVLGILGGGTPVEVAETKEPENFWKVLGGRKDYQTSLTLQTAKVWRPRLFECSNASGRIHVEEVPGDLDQLDLETDDVMILDTHCQLFVWIGKDANETEKKGAARIAEEYLKSDPSGRRGTPVSTVKQGEEPPSFTGWFLAWDPTLWDKDPLVIFGAR; encoded by the exons ATGCCGACCCACGAAGCCTTCGAGTCGGCGGGGAAGCGTCCCGGCCTTCAGATTTGGCGCGTGGAGAAGATGGACTTGGGGGAAGTCCCCGCCCAACTGCACGGAAGCTTCTTCATGGGGGATTCCTACATCGTCCTCCACACCAGCCCCGCCCAGTCTTACAACGTGCACGCTTGGATCG GCGAGCAGACGTCCCTGGACGAGAAAATCGCCGCCACCATTTTGATGGTGCAGCTGGACGACCGCCTGAAAGGCGCCGCCGTTCAGTTCACCGAGTACCAGGGGGAAGAGTCGGTGGACTTCCTCGGATACTTCAAAAAGGGACTCAAGTACCAG AAAGGGGGCGTGGCCTCCGGCTTCCAAAACGTGGTGCCCAACGAGGCGGACGTCAAGCGTCTGCTGCACGTGAAAGGGCGCCAGCGGGTGCGCGCCACCGAGGTGGACCTGACCTGGGCCAGCTTCAACAAGGGCGACTGCTTCATCATCGACCTGGGCAAG AACATCTACCACTGGTCGGGTAGCGAGAGCAACCGCTACGAGCGCTTGAAGACCACGCAGCTCGCCCTCGACATCCGAGACAACGAGCGGCGAGGGCGCGCCCAGGTGCACATGATCGACGAGGGAGACGAGCCCGAGGAGGTCGTCAAG GTTCTGGGAGCGAAGCCCGACCTGCCTCCGGGACCTTCCGATGCGCACGCGGCGCAGACGGACAGACATCCGGCGTCGCTCTACATG GTGTCCAACGCTACGGGCAAGATGACGGTGAAGGAGGTGGCCCCGAGGAACCCCTTCAAGCAGGCCACGCTTTCCAGCAGTGAGTGCTACATCCTGGACAACGGCCAAGATCACAAGATCTTCTTCTGGAAAG GTCGCGACTCCAACGCGGAAGAGCGCAAAGCCGCGCTGAGCACGGCCGACAAGTTCATCAAGGACAAGAACTACTCGGCCAAGTGTCAG GTCCAGGTTCTGCCGCAAGGGGCCGAGAGCACCCTGTTCAAGGACTTCTTTGAGAACTGGATGGACAAAGACGAGAGCACGGGTGTGAGTCAGGCGCACGCCAAGGGCAGAATCGCCCGGGTTCAACAGATCCCTTTCGACGCCTCCGGTCTCCACGGCAACAAGGTCATGGCCGCGCAGCACGGCATGCCCGACGACGGATCGGGGAAAGTGCAG GTGTGGCGCGTGGAGGGCGGCGACAAGGTTCCGGTGGACGCGGCCGCCCTTGGCCAGTTCTTCGGCGGCGACTGCTACCTGCTGCTGTACTCGTACAAGTTGGACGGCAGAGAGAAGCACATCATCTACATCTG GCAAGGAATCAAGAGCAGTAAAGATGAGCTGGGAGCCTCCGCCATCTTGGCCGTCGCCCTGGACAACTCCATGGGAGGCGTGGCTACGCAG GTGCGTGTGACTCAGGGCCAAGAACCTCCTCACCTGCTGAGCCTGTTCGGGGGCAAGCCCCTGGTGGTGCACCTGGGCGGGACGTCCCGCAAGGGCGGCAACAGCGATCCCAGCACCACCCGCCTCTTCCACATCCGACAGAGCTCCACCAAGGCCGTCCGGGCCGTGGAG GTGGCGGCGGACGCGTCCTCTCTCAACTCCAACGACGCATTTGTGCTGAAGTGGCCCAAGGGGACCTTTGTGTGGAAGGGTCGCGGGGCCACGCCGGAGGAGCTGGCCGCCGCCAAACATGTGCTTGGCATCCTGGGCGGCGGCACCCCCGTGGAGGTGGCCGAGACCAAGGAGCCCG AGAACTTCTGGAAGGTGCTGGGCGGCCGCAAGGACTACCAAACCTCGCTGACCCTCCAGACGGCCAAAGTGTGGCGACCCAGACTCTTTGAATGCTCCAACGCCAGCGGACGCATCCAC GTGGAGGAGGTCCCCGGAGATTTGGACCAGCTGGACCTGGAGACCGACGATGTCATGATTCTGGACACGCACTGCCAG CTCTTCGTGTGGATCGGCAAGGACGCCAACGAGACGGAGAAAAAAGGAGCGGCGCGCATCG CCGAGGAGTACTTGAAGTCGGACCCGAGCGGCCGCCGCGGGACTCCCGTCAGTACCGTCAAACAGGGCGAGGAGCCGCCCTCCTTCACCGGCTGGTTCCTGGCCTGGGACCCCACCCTGTGGGACAAAGACCCCCTGGTCATCTTCGGCGCGCGTTGA